From Brachionichthys hirsutus isolate HB-005 chromosome 2, CSIRO-AGI_Bhir_v1, whole genome shotgun sequence, one genomic window encodes:
- the LOC137899115 gene encoding ankyrin repeat domain-containing protein SOWAHA, whose protein sequence is MSDVSEASLLDYFGSSGDGVRVRNADLLSAFRPFIGHSDAHLRAKYREEFKLAIDRIAVVKSENGEKYLVLKKKYRPMLPDRARTPAAVQWEASPAHLEQDEPDGAAEAPQAGTAPEQPPPPRRPDVPVQEPSLHSNGEDEPDKDSGSKSESEQEEEGSGSGGPAALDPIEKEWIYSAAGARLPDLSHLLRQDPSLANKKDFTSFTALHWAAKHGSEDMATLVANAGADVNTKSGYTPLHIAALHGHQHILDLLIRTYGAAETLRDYSGRLAVHYLNPKEPEVLEDDGELPFQITQSRERNRNRKLASLFHSKKKWVPPRIWRR, encoded by the exons ATGAGTGACGTCAGCGAGGCGTCGCTGCTGGACTATTTCGGGTCCAGCGGGGACGGGGTCCGGGTCCGGAACGCAGACCTGCTGAGCGCGTTCAGACCCTTCATCGGTCACAGTGACGCGCACTTACGTG CGAAATACAGAGAGGAGTTCAAGCTCGCCATCGACCGGATCGCCGTGGTGAAGTCAGAGAAT GGGGAGAAGTATCTGGTTCTGAAGAAGAAATACAGACCAATGCTGCCGGACCGGGCCAGAACTCCGGCCGCCGTGCAGTGGGAGGCGAGTCCCGCCCACCTGGAGCAGGACGAGCCTGACGGCGCTGCAGAG GCCCCGCAGGCAGGAACCGCCCCCGAGCAGCCGCCCCCGCCACGACGTCCCGACGTCCCCGTCCAGGAACCTTCGCTGCACAGCAACGGAGAGGACGAGCCGGACAAAGACTCGGGGTCAAAG TCGGAgtcggagcaggaggaggaggggtcggGAAGCGGGGGCCCCGCCGCC CTGGATCCGATAGAGAAGGAATGGATCTACTCCGCCGCCGGGGCTCGACTTCCTGACCTCTCTCACCTGCTCAGACAGGACCCGTCACTGGCCAATAAGAAG GACTTCACCTCG TTT ACGGCTCTGCACTGGGCTGCCAAACATGGCAGCGAGGACATGGCAACCCTGGTGGCCAACGCCGGCGCTGATGTCAACACCAAATCG GGATACACGCCTCTGCACATTGCAGCGCTCCACGGCCATCAGCACATTCTGGACCTGCTCATCAGAACCTACG GGGCTGCAGAAACCTTACGGGACTACAGCGGCCGTTTGGCCGTCCACTACCTGAACCCAAAGGAACCGGAGGTTCTGGAGGACGACGGCGAGCTCC CGTTTCAAATCACTCAGTCCCGAGAgcggaacaggaacaggaagctgGCGTCGTTGTTCCACTCCAAGAAGAAGTGGGTTCCGCCGAGGATCTGGCGCCgatag
- the cd40 gene encoding tumor necrosis factor receptor superfamily member 5 — MVTAAAQPRCDPLTQYARHGECCTMCGPGTSMSSLGTCLEPQCQQCGTNEYQDGHSKESRCRRQPYCDPNRNFLVPASASTRRSVCVCKPGFHCAAEECVTCVPHRTCEPGRGVRSRGNHSRDTLCQECPEGTFSEENSSEGVCQNWTRCSEGKQHEQTGW, encoded by the exons GTGACGGCGGCCGCTCAACCGCGCTGCGATCCGCTCACTCAGTACGCACGCCATGGAGAATGCTGCACAATGTGCGGCCCAG GCACCAGCATGTCGTCCCTCGGGACCTGTCTGGAGCCGCAGTGCCAACAATGTGGGACGAACGAATATCAGGACGGACACAGCAAGGAGTCCAGGTGTCGGCGCCAGCCGTACTGCGACCCGA ATCGGAACTTCCTGGTTCCCGCCTCGGCGAGCACCAGGCGGAGCGTCTGCGTGTGCAAACCGGGCTTCCACTGCGCCGCCGAGGAATGCGTGACCTGCGTTCCACACAGAACCTGTGAACCGGGGCGCGGGGTCCGGTCCAGAG GGAACCATTCCCGGGACACGCTGTGCCAGGAATGTCCTGAAGGAACCTTTTCCGAGGAGAACTCCAGCGAGGGCGTCTGCCAGAACTGGACCCGGT GCAGCGAGGGGAAACAGCACGAGCAGACGGGCTGGTAG